The Lynx canadensis isolate LIC74 chromosome D1, mLynCan4.pri.v2, whole genome shotgun sequence genome has a segment encoding these proteins:
- the LOC115526295 gene encoding olfactory receptor 52D1-like produces MGSGLEPTGRRHRWRETGLSLQQVQAGLCAPRDPASTKVRMCEWSQSQDTLSVEAVPYPPKPRDRAKWNQEMEMDPVLAALNQTVLISGPGPFVLLGVPGLETLHAWLAVPVCLLYMAALAGNVLLLGLVAADKTLQAPMYQLLGLLAAADLVLATSTVPKALAVLWGLSAEISFAACLAQLFVTHVAFIAESSVLLAMAVDRYVAICQPLRYGALLTQRVVGGVAVAAVTRGACVMAPPVALLQRLPYCGQRELPHTYCEHMGVARLACGDTRSNVWYGLATTLLSPALDFGLIATSYAFILRAVCRLPSHGARCKALGTCGAHASVITLFYTPALFSFLAHRFGRHTVPGHIHILLANLYVVVPPALNPVVYGVRTQQIAQRLRHLLRLCWVGARRGVSPERASHSSE; encoded by the exons ATGGGCTCTGGCCTGGAACCCACGGGGCGGAGGCATCGATGGAGGGAGACGGGTCTCAGTCTGCAGCAGGTGCAGGCAGGTCTGTGCGCCCCCAGGGACCCTGCCAGTACAAAGGTGCGCATGTGTGAATGGAGTCAGAGCCAGGACACCCTCAGCGTGGAA GCTGTTCCTTATCCACCTAAACCCAG GGACAGAGCCAAGTGGAACCAGGAGATGGAAATGGATCCTGTACTGGCTGCTCTCAACCAGACTGTGCTCATCTCTGGGCCCGGTCCCTTTGTCCTGCTGGGGGTGCCAGGACTGGAGACCTTGCATGCCTGGCTTGCGGTGCCTGTATGTCTGCTGTACATGGCGGCTTTGGCAGGGAATGTCCTTCTACTGGGGCTGGTGGCAGCTGATAAGACACTTCAGGCACCCATGTACCAGCTGCTGGGGCTTCTGGCAGCTGCTGACTTGGTTCTGGCCACATCCACGGTACCCAAAGCTCTGGCTGTGCTGTGGGGCCTGTCAGCAGAGATCTCTTTCGCGGCCTGCCTAGCTCAGCTCTTTGTTACCCATGTGGCCTTCATTGCTGAATCTTCAGTGCTCCTGGCCATGGCCGTggaccgctatgtggccatctgtcaGCCTCTGCGCTATGGGGCATTGCTGACACAGCGTGTGGTGGGTGGAGTGGCGGTGGCTGCCGTGACCCGTGGTGCCTGTGTCATGGCACCCCCTGTGGCCCTGCTCCAAAGACTGCCTTACTGTGGGCAGCGGGAGCTCCCCCACACCTACTGTGAACACATGGGTGTGGCTCGGCTGGCATGTGGTGACACGCGTTCCAACGTTTGGTACGGACTAGCCACCACACTTCTATCCCCAGCACTGGACTTCGGGCTCATCGCCACTTCCTATGCCTTCATTCTCCGTGCTGTCTGTCGCCTGCCGTCCCACGGTGCCCGCTGCAAAGCCTTGGGTACCTGCGGGGCCCATGCCAGTGTCATCACTCTCTTCTACACACCcgctctcttctctttcctggcCCACCGTTTCGGCCGCCACACGGTGCCCGGCCACATCCACATCCTACTGGCTAACCTGTATGTGGTGGTGCCCCCTGCCCTGAACCCTGTGGTCTATGGAGTACGTACCCAACAGATCGCTCAGAGGCTCAGGCACTTGCTTCGATTGTGCTGGGTCGGGGCCAGAAGGGGTGTGAGCCCTGAGAGGGCCTCCCATAGCAGTGAATGA